CATCTCCGGATGCTGGCAAAGAGCTCTTCAACATGACACATAACATAAGTGCCCGACCTGACGGAAGTGGCCACCTTAATAACACGCCTGGGTTGAACTTAAATTTCACCCGTTTGGGTGAACATGACCGGCCTAGGGATCAATGGCTGCTGCCTGGCTGCCGAAGAATGAGTTGCGCCGCGCGGAGGCCGACCCCTCTGGCGCGGTGCGCAGTTCCTGCTGAATCTCGACACCGAGCGGTCGTCGTGGCGGCTATGGCGCACTGGGCGACGCTGCTGGTGCCCCCGGTCGGACTCGAACCGACACTGGGACCCTTTTAAGGGGCCTGCCTCTGCCTATTGGGCTACGGGGGCAGCGTTGAACCGGTAAACGGTGGGCGCTGACGGCGGCCTCGTCGACCACGACCTCGATGCCAAGAGCACGACGACGATCGCCGCACCGAAACGCGGCCGACCCATGACGACCGGGGCGCACGAGGACGCACCGACTGGGACAGGACGGCGGCATCGAAGGAGTGGGCTGCAAGATCGCCCGCTCGGCTCGAGCATCACCTCCTGTCGGCGCGCTCGCCGACTCCACCGGACATCGCCACACGAGCGCTTGAGCGCGCGCACGACACTGATCGGGCGAAAGCGTAGTACCCCGAGGCGCCCACGAACATGGGTATGTGGAATTTCTGTGAAAACGTTTCCGTAATTTCGCTAGGCGCGTAGTGTTGGCAGATTGCTCACCGGGTGCGATCGGCGGCCAGCAACTCCGCGAATCGCGCAACGATCCACCGGTTCACGGCATCGGAGACCCGCGTCTCGTCCGCACGGTTCTCGAACCAGCGCCAATCGCAACTGACGTTCACCTCGAGGAACACGTAATCACCATCGGCTTGGAGCAGGTCGAAGGCGGCGACGTCCAGTTGCCAGCGGTGAGCCAGTGCCAGCAGCTTCTCGACGAGCGAGGCCTCCAGCTCGACCGGGGTCACGCGGACCGCGTCCGGATCCTGCCAGAGCGCGGCGGGATCCATCTTCTCCACCCGATAGGGAATCAGCTCGCCGCCGACGACGAAGACCCGTAGTTCGGTATCGGCGGCGACATACTGCTGCACGATCACCGGCGCGGGCTCGCCGAGTTCGCCCGCCCGACTGGTGTCCAGCGGTCGCGGGAACAGTCCCTGCAGCGAACCGGGTCGCGGCTCCAGGAGGTGTCGTCCCGCCGTCTTGACGATGCAGCGGGCGCCGCCCGGCCGGTTGCGGGCGGGGCGGGTGGTGACGACGGTCCTCGGCACGGCGAGGCCGACCTCCTGGGCGTCGGCCAGCTGACTGAGCCGGTTCAACCGCCCGGTCGTCCTGGGCTGGTTGACGTGTCCCCAGTCGGAGCGCACCGTCAGCCAGTCGGCCACCGCACTCCACTGGTCGAGCGTGTACGAGCCGTAGAGCGACCGGGGGTCGATGGGTACCGAGGTGAGATCGAAGTGCCGCCGCCACACCAGCAGGGGACGCAGCAACCACTGATCGAGTTCGAGTAGCGGGGCTTCCGGATAGATGGTGAGGGCGAGATCGAGGCTGCGATCGGCGTCGATCCGCACCATTCGGATGTCATGCTCGGCCAGGGTGAGGGAGAGTTCGTTCATCTCCATGTCCGCGGCTCTGGCCAGCACGAGCACGCAGGGCACCGGATTGCCGTCGTCGGGCTCGACCAGACCTGCGCGGTACATCCGCTCCTGGAAGTCCAGGCAGGCGTTGGGAGCCCGGTAGTGATATTCCTGCCCCTGCAACAACAACGGGGTTGCCAGCGGGGTCGACATCGGTTGGATGGAGATCTGGTCGGCGGTCGCAGCGGACGAGAGCGGCAGCAGCGCCTGCTCCCGCTCGGCGTCCGCCATGTCAGTCGTCCTTCTTGCGGAAGATCTTCCGTTCCTTGTCGAAGGCTGCTTGGTAGTCCGCGAGCGGTCCGTCCGTCACCTCGCCCCGCCGAACGAGTTCGGCCAGTTCCTTGAGCGTCATGACGATCACCCCATCCCTCACTGCGAAACCGGCGACTGACCGGCAGA
This Actinoalloteichus hymeniacidonis DNA region includes the following protein-coding sequences:
- a CDS encoding ATP-grasp domain-containing protein, which gives rise to MADAEREQALLPLSSAATADQISIQPMSTPLATPLLLQGQEYHYRAPNACLDFQERMYRAGLVEPDDGNPVPCVLVLARAADMEMNELSLTLAEHDIRMVRIDADRSLDLALTIYPEAPLLELDQWLLRPLLVWRRHFDLTSVPIDPRSLYGSYTLDQWSAVADWLTVRSDWGHVNQPRTTGRLNRLSQLADAQEVGLAVPRTVVTTRPARNRPGGARCIVKTAGRHLLEPRPGSLQGLFPRPLDTSRAGELGEPAPVIVQQYVAADTELRVFVVGGELIPYRVEKMDPAALWQDPDAVRVTPVELEASLVEKLLALAHRWQLDVAAFDLLQADGDYVFLEVNVSCDWRWFENRADETRVSDAVNRWIVARFAELLAADRTR